One segment of Castanea sativa cultivar Marrone di Chiusa Pesio chromosome 3, ASM4071231v1 DNA contains the following:
- the LOC142628975 gene encoding uncharacterized protein LOC142628975 codes for MVNDIHIDMIIEVHMAVIANPFDWWFDSGAMVHVCNNKEQFRAYDEFFIEQQVLMGNHNKAKVLGKGIVEVKMSSNEMMILTNVFHVPNIKKNLVSTNLLCKSGVKVVLESDKNLVQEWDICRKIRTFKFQMLEVYVKAWYDFI; via the exons ATGGTAAATGACATACATATTGATATGATCATTGAAGTTCATATGGCTGTGATTGCAAATCCTTTTGATTGGTGGTTTGATTCGGGTGCAATGGTGCATGTGTGCAACAACAAAGAGCAATTCAGGGCTTATGATGAGTTTTTCATAGAACAACAAGTGTTGATGGGAAATCACAATAAAGCAAAGGTTCTTGGAAAGGGCATTGTTGAAGTGAAGATGAGTTCCAACGAGATGATGATCTTGACCAATGTTTTTCATGTACCTAATATCAAGAAGAATCTTGTGTCTACCAATTTGTTATGTAAGAGTGGTGTAAAAGTTGTACTTGAATCGGACAAGAATCTTGTCCAAGAATGGGATATTTGTAGGAAG ATTAGgacatttaaatttcaaatgctTGAAGTTTATGTCAAAGCATGGTATGATTTCATATAA
- the LOC142629607 gene encoding lysine histidine transporter 1-like — MAPNMKEEEAARQKEIDDWLPITANRNAKWWYSAFHNVTAMVGAGVLSLPSAMAHLGWGPGVTVLFLSWVITFYTLWQMVEMHEMVPGKRFDRYHELGQYAFGEKLGLWIVVPQQLVVEISTDIVYMVTGGKSLKKFHDIVCPNCKSIKTTYFIMIFASVHFVLSHLPNFNSISGVSLAAAVMSLTYSTIAWTASAAKGVQPDVDYGYSAKSASGVTFNIFTALGDVAFAYAGHNVVLEIQATIPSTPEKPSKGPMWKGAVVAYIVVALCYFPVGLIGYRMFGNSVEDNILLSLQKPNWLIAAANMFVVIHVIGSYQIFAMPVFDMMETFLVKKLKFRPSYLLRFIIRNLYVAFTMMVGIIFPFFGGLLGFFGGLVMAPTTYYLPCIMWLIIYKPKRFSFTWIANWICIVLGVALMVVAPIGGLRTIILQAKDYEFFS, encoded by the exons ATGGCTCCGAATATGAAAGAGGAAGAGGCAGCAAGGCAGAAGGAAATCGATGATTGGCTTCCGATCACTGCCAATAGGAATGCCAAATGGTGGTACTCGGCTTTCCACAATGTCACCGCCATGGTTGGCGCCGGTGTTCTCAGTCTGCCTTCTGCCATGGCACATCTTGGATG GGGACCTGGTGTCACTGTCCTTTTTTTGTCATGGGTGATCACCTTCTACACTCTATGGCAAATGGTTGAGATGCACGAAATGGTTCCAGGTAAGCGGTTTGATAGGTACCATGAGCTTGGTCAGTATGCCTTTGGTGAAAAGCTTGGACTTTGGATTGTGGTGCCTCAACAGCTAGTTGTTGAAATTAGTACAGACATTGTGTACATGGTCACTGGAGGGAAATCATTGAAGAAGTTCCATGACATAGTTTGTCCCAATTGCAAATCTATCAAGACCACTTACTTCATCATGATTTTCGCTTCTGTGCACTTTGTTCTGTCTCATCTCCCCAACTTCAACTCTATTTCCGGTGTCTCACTGGCTGCAGCAGTCATGTCCTTAAC TTACTCAACTATTGCTTGGACAGCTTCTGCTGCAAAGGGTGTTCAACCAGATGTGGACTATGGTTACTCGGCCAAAAGCGCATCTGGAGTCACTTTTAACATCTTCACCGCCTTGGGTGATGTAGCATTTGCCTATGCTGGTCACAATGTGGTTTTGGAAATCCAAGCAACAATCCCTTCTACTCCAGAGAAACCTTCGAAGGGCCCCATGTGGAAGGGAGCGGTAGTTGCATATATCGTTGTGGCCCTTTGCTACTTCCCTGTTGGTCTGATCGGGTACCGGATGTTTGGAAATTCTGTTGAGGACAATATCCTCTTGTCACTACAGAAACCTAATTGGCTTATTGCAGCAGCTAACATGTTTGTTGTTATCCATGTCATTGGAAGCTACCAG ATATTTGCTATGCCAGTATTTGACATGATGGAAACTTTTCTGGTGAAGAAATTGAAGTTCAGACCATCTTATTTACTCCGATTTATCATTCGCAATTTATATGTTG CGTTTACAATGATGGTCGGGATAATATTCCCTTTCTTCGGTGGCCTCCTTGGTTTCTTTGGAGGACTTGTTATGGCCCCAACAACATACTAC CTCCCCTGCATCATGTGGCTCATCATCTATAAACCCAAGCGTTTCAGCTTTACTTGGATAGCCAATTGG ATCTGCATTGTGCTTGGGGTGGCATTGATGGTTGTAGCACCTATTGGTGGACTAAGGACTATCATCCTTCAAGCCAAGGATTACGAGTTCTTCTCATGA